The following coding sequences are from one Candidatus Borkfalkia ceftriaxoniphila window:
- the smc gene encoding chromosome segregation protein SMC: MNFKKVELNGFKSFADKTEIKFDNGVTCIVGPNGCGKSNVADSIRWVLGEQSAKTLRGSNMQDVIFGGTQTRKSQSFCEVTLTFDNAGRMFDLDFAEVAMTRRLYRSGESEYLINKQPCRMKDIVDLLHSVGVGKEGYSIIGQGKIEQIMNAKPEDRRAIFEEATGIIVFKNRKQEIERKLGNSYNNLNIFMQRMGEVEHMLAPLQRQAEKTKKYRELYDELKENEINLYIYKHDTAESSKSAIHAVLDDLHKQIAEGREQAENLERKYGDDRRRIAESDELLQRLNEEILKYTLDLQKKEGDVNLIRERINFYREQRESDEKFLSDGAKRLEEIAAELSAAESSSKENGGKMREAQKESSTLGAEIASLNEKLSEYEELNDKSQKSVIDSIENLSEIRQNIGTLSAKKEAVEERIAEIALEAEKSKGVIAEHRKALSDCVDWYEELLEYVSREKELKDAKEEEIYSINAETDAVSENIFNCNAKIAGLQDRYRFYSSVKDGFEGYKFSVKKLMSDSKNQPELSRRIKGVIADIVKCDEKYETAVETAFGGAMQNIVTATSDDARYLIEYLKRTKGGSVTFLPVASLKPRYETDFTRRALKERGALGLATELVRYDKYYDNIIYNLLGNTLIVDNIANANEISKKFPHAFRMVTLDGDIISTSGSMTGGSRRADSGNLLANERNIEKALADIEEVRKEVSALSKKKTLLDEKKAKTAGEMETLRESFQEARAKIAALSEKKGTLEKALAESEQALKTQENTLAVLYERAQHLDSEFSSSSEGEEKITKLKSDAADETNRRKGEYEKLKSERDERNLRYNVLQVYIAQYRAAADADDAETARLYKEREELNGKISDTKKNIENIAATISELEEMAEKTALTPEQRENLNALRAKKEEATREKESLNAELENILGENRAVNERIEQLSERRHAQEIELTKIDSELENLQARIDEEYQETYESCLNYKDENFDPRAGQTAINRLKREIGALGAINHNALEEFEALNAQYTEMCSQRDDVQKGIDDTTEALNKLKEEMQTQFDDGFNQINENFKRLFKELFGGGRAELQMDYTDCDDPLNAGVEIVACPPGKKLTKISLLSGGERALTAIAILFAILMLRPMPFCVLDEIEAALDEANVDKFAQFLKKFAKETQFIVITHRKPTMEKADSLFGVTMEEKGVSKIVSVKLSEVESTLGGDTVA, from the coding sequence TTGAATTTCAAGAAAGTCGAACTCAACGGTTTCAAGTCCTTTGCGGACAAAACCGAAATAAAATTCGATAACGGCGTGACCTGTATCGTCGGGCCGAACGGCTGCGGCAAGAGCAACGTGGCGGATTCCATCCGCTGGGTGCTCGGCGAACAGTCGGCAAAGACCTTGCGCGGTTCCAACATGCAGGACGTCATTTTCGGCGGCACGCAGACGCGCAAATCGCAGTCTTTCTGCGAAGTCACGCTCACATTCGACAACGCCGGCCGTATGTTCGATCTGGATTTCGCGGAAGTGGCGATGACGCGCCGCCTTTATCGCAGCGGCGAAAGCGAATATCTCATCAACAAACAGCCCTGCCGCATGAAGGACATCGTCGACCTTCTGCACAGCGTGGGCGTGGGCAAAGAGGGGTATTCCATCATCGGGCAGGGCAAGATCGAGCAGATCATGAACGCCAAGCCCGAGGACAGGCGCGCCATTTTCGAGGAAGCCACGGGCATCATCGTCTTTAAAAACCGCAAGCAGGAGATCGAGCGCAAACTCGGCAATTCCTATAACAATCTGAATATTTTCATGCAGCGCATGGGCGAGGTCGAGCATATGCTCGCGCCCTTGCAACGGCAGGCGGAAAAGACGAAAAAATACCGCGAATTATACGACGAACTGAAAGAGAACGAGATCAATCTCTACATATACAAGCACGATACCGCCGAATCGTCGAAAAGCGCCATTCACGCCGTGTTGGACGATCTGCACAAACAGATCGCCGAAGGGCGCGAGCAGGCGGAAAACCTCGAACGCAAATACGGCGACGACAGGCGCCGCATCGCGGAATCGGACGAGTTGTTGCAGCGCCTCAACGAGGAAATTCTGAAATACACCCTCGATCTTCAAAAGAAAGAGGGGGACGTCAATCTCATCCGCGAGCGCATCAATTTTTACCGCGAACAGCGCGAAAGCGACGAAAAATTCCTTTCCGACGGCGCAAAACGGCTGGAAGAGATCGCCGCGGAACTTTCCGCCGCGGAAAGTTCTTCCAAGGAAAACGGGGGGAAAATGCGCGAGGCGCAGAAGGAAAGTTCCACCCTCGGCGCGGAGATCGCCTCGCTCAACGAAAAACTTTCCGAATACGAAGAACTCAACGACAAGTCGCAAAAGAGCGTCATCGACTCCATCGAAAACCTTTCGGAGATCCGCCAGAACATCGGAACCCTCTCCGCCAAAAAAGAAGCGGTGGAAGAGCGCATCGCCGAGATCGCCCTCGAAGCGGAAAAGAGCAAAGGCGTCATCGCGGAACACCGCAAGGCGCTTTCCGATTGCGTGGACTGGTACGAGGAACTTTTGGAATACGTTTCCCGCGAAAAGGAACTCAAAGACGCCAAGGAAGAGGAAATTTATTCGATCAACGCCGAAACCGACGCGGTCAGCGAAAACATTTTCAACTGCAACGCGAAAATCGCCGGATTGCAGGACAGATACCGTTTTTATTCCTCGGTGAAAGACGGGTTCGAAGGATATAAATTTTCCGTCAAAAAACTGATGAGCGACAGCAAAAATCAGCCCGAACTTTCCCGACGCATCAAAGGCGTCATCGCGGATATCGTCAAGTGCGACGAGAAGTACGAGACCGCCGTCGAAACGGCGTTCGGCGGCGCCATGCAGAATATCGTCACCGCCACTTCGGACGATGCGCGCTACCTCATCGAATACCTCAAACGCACTAAGGGCGGCTCGGTCACGTTTTTGCCCGTCGCCTCTTTAAAGCCGCGCTACGAAACGGATTTTACCCGCCGCGCGCTCAAAGAACGCGGCGCTTTGGGGCTTGCGACCGAACTCGTGCGCTACGACAAATATTACGACAATATCATCTATAATTTGTTGGGCAACACCCTGATCGTGGACAATATCGCCAACGCCAACGAAATTTCCAAAAAATTTCCGCACGCGTTCCGCATGGTCACGCTCGACGGCGATATCATTTCCACGTCGGGCTCGATGACGGGCGGCTCGCGCCGCGCAGACAGCGGCAATCTTCTTGCCAACGAGCGCAATATCGAAAAGGCGCTCGCCGATATCGAAGAGGTGCGCAAAGAAGTTTCCGCGCTCTCCAAAAAGAAAACGCTTTTGGATGAGAAAAAGGCGAAGACCGCCGGGGAAATGGAAACGCTGCGCGAGAGTTTTCAGGAGGCGCGCGCCAAGATCGCCGCGCTTTCCGAAAAGAAGGGCACGCTGGAAAAGGCGCTTGCCGAGAGCGAACAGGCGCTGAAAACGCAGGAAAACACCCTCGCGGTGCTCTACGAACGGGCGCAGCATCTGGACAGCGAGTTTTCCTCCTCTTCCGAGGGCGAAGAAAAGATCACGAAACTCAAAAGCGACGCCGCGGACGAGACCAACCGCCGCAAGGGCGAGTACGAAAAACTCAAATCCGAACGCGACGAGCGAAACCTGCGCTATAACGTGCTGCAAGTGTATATCGCGCAGTACCGCGCCGCCGCGGATGCAGACGATGCGGAAACGGCGCGCCTTTACAAAGAGCGCGAGGAGTTGAACGGAAAGATCTCCGATACGAAAAAGAATATCGAGAATATCGCAGCCACTATTTCCGAATTGGAAGAAATGGCGGAAAAGACGGCGCTCACGCCCGAACAGCGCGAAAATCTGAACGCGCTGCGCGCGAAAAAGGAAGAGGCGACGCGCGAAAAGGAATCGCTGAACGCGGAACTTGAAAACATTCTCGGCGAAAACCGCGCCGTGAACGAGCGCATCGAACAACTTTCCGAGCGCCGCCACGCGCAAGAGATCGAACTGACGAAAATAGATTCCGAACTGGAAAATTTGCAGGCGCGCATCGACGAGGAGTATCAGGAAACCTACGAAAGTTGTTTAAATTATAAGGACGAAAATTTCGATCCCCGCGCGGGCCAGACGGCGATCAACCGTTTAAAGCGCGAGATCGGCGCGCTCGGCGCCATCAACCACAACGCGCTTGAAGAATTCGAGGCGCTCAACGCCCAGTACACGGAAATGTGCAGCCAGCGCGACGACGTGCAGAAGGGCATCGACGACACGACGGAAGCGCTCAATAAACTCAAAGAAGAGATGCAGACGCAGTTCGACGACGGCTTTAACCAGATCAACGAGAATTTCAAGCGGCTCTTTAAGGAACTGTTCGGCGGCGGCCGCGCGGAATTGCAGATGGACTACACCGACTGCGACGATCCGCTCAACGCGGGCGTGGAGATCGTGGCTTGCCCTCCCGGCAAAAAACTGACGAAGATCTCCCTGCTCTCGGGCGGCGAACGCGCGCTGACCGCCATCGCCATTCTGTTCGCCATTCTGATGCTGCGCCCCATGCCTTTCTGCGTGCTCGACGAGATCGAGGCGGCGCTCGACGAGGCGAACGTCGATAAATTCGCGCAGTTTCTCAAAAAGTTCGCCAAAGAAACGCAGTTTATCGTCATCACCCACCGTAAACCGACCATGGAAAAAGCGGATTCGCTGTTCGGCGTGACGATGGAAGAAAAGGGCGTTTCAAAGATCGTTTCCGTCAAACTTTCCGAGGTGGAAAGCACGCTCGGCGGCGATACGGTGGCGTAA
- the ftsY gene encoding signal recognition particle-docking protein FtsY — MGIFGKILGALKKTRDNISGKLNALFSKNKIGDEFYDELEEILISADISVATAMDIVEQIRAEAKTEKLKDKEFIVDLLKDVIEDTLSEAEAPELEFPAVIMLVGVNGVGKTTTIGKLANYFSRQNKSVTVAAADTFRAAAADQLSVWADRAKVRIVKHEEGSDPSAVVFDAVSSAKAKKTDVVIVDTAGRLHVKANLMEELKKMDRVVHRDYPEAHFYKLLVLDATTGQNALSQAKLFDEAVDLDGIVLTKLDGTAKGGFVVSLCGELHVPVLFVGTGEKMEDLELFDAEEFTEGII; from the coding sequence ATGGGAATATTCGGCAAAATTTTAGGCGCGTTAAAAAAGACGAGGGACAACATTTCGGGCAAACTCAACGCGCTGTTTTCCAAAAATAAAATCGGCGACGAGTTTTACGACGAGTTGGAAGAGATCCTCATTTCCGCGGATATCTCCGTCGCGACGGCGATGGACATCGTCGAACAGATCCGCGCGGAGGCAAAGACGGAAAAACTCAAAGACAAGGAATTCATCGTCGATTTGCTGAAAGACGTCATCGAGGATACGCTGTCCGAAGCGGAGGCGCCCGAACTCGAATTTCCCGCCGTCATCATGCTCGTGGGCGTCAACGGCGTGGGCAAAACGACCACCATCGGCAAACTCGCAAATTATTTCAGCCGTCAGAACAAGTCTGTCACGGTCGCGGCGGCGGATACCTTCCGTGCGGCGGCGGCGGACCAACTTTCCGTCTGGGCGGACCGCGCGAAAGTGCGCATCGTCAAACACGAGGAGGGCAGCGACCCTTCCGCGGTCGTGTTCGATGCGGTCTCTTCCGCAAAGGCGAAAAAGACGGACGTGGTCATCGTGGACACGGCGGGGCGCCTGCACGTCAAGGCGAATCTGATGGAAGAACTCAAAAAAATGGACCGCGTGGTACACCGCGATTATCCCGAAGCGCATTTTTACAAACTTCTGGTGCTCGACGCGACGACGGGGCAGAACGCGCTCTCGCAGGCGAAACTGTTCGACGAGGCGGTCGATCTGGACGGCATCGTTCTGACCAAACTGGACGGCACCGCCAAGGGCGGATTCGTCGTTTCCCTGTGCGGCGAACTGCACGTTCCCGTGCTGTTCGTGGGGACGGGCGAGAAGATGGAAGATCTGGAATTATTCGACGCCGAGGAGTTCACCGAAGGCATTATTTAA
- the ylxM gene encoding YlxM family DNA-binding protein — protein sequence MKDLRYLQLWDAYGPLLTEHQREICELYYICDLSLTEIAEQKGVSKQSVSDALSKSRAILDEYESKLHFNAINQESMLEISHMLTRTMRALEDFKAAHPDFSGDIDNILSLMTISGERVSTVTVESEAD from the coding sequence ATGAAAGATCTGAGGTATTTGCAACTTTGGGACGCGTACGGCCCGTTGCTCACCGAACATCAGCGGGAAATCTGCGAACTGTATTATATATGCGACCTGTCTTTGACGGAGATCGCCGAACAGAAGGGCGTTTCCAAGCAAAGCGTGTCCGACGCGCTCTCGAAGAGCCGCGCTATTCTGGACGAATACGAGAGCAAACTGCATTTCAACGCGATCAATCAGGAAAGCATGCTGGAAATTTCGCATATGCTCACGCGCACGATGCGGGCGCTGGAAGATTTTAAGGCGGCGCATCCCGATTTTTCCGGGGATATCGACAACATTCTGTCGCTGATGACGATCAGCGGGGAACGCGTTTCCACCGTTACGGTGGAAAGCGAAGCGGATTAG
- the ffh gene encoding signal recognition particle protein, translating to MALFSSLSERLNHIFSKLTKHGKLTELEIKGAMREVRIALLEADVNIFVAKKFIADVSEKAVGQEILQSLNPTQQVIKIVNDELCALMGSTNAKLEVSDKPPTVVMMCGLQGAGKTTLCGKLAYLLKKQGKKPLLVACDVYRPAAINQLQIVGGKAGAEVFEKGTQNPVKTAKQAIEHARSMGYDTVIIDTAGRLHIDDALMKELENIKEEVRPNDILLTVDSMTGQDAVNVAETFNKRLDVTGVILTKLDGDTRGGACLSIKAVTGKPIKFIGVGEKLTDLEPFYPDRMASRILGMGDVLSLIEKAQDAVTEEQAKKLEQKLKDASFTLEDYLDQFESLKKMGGIASVMGMMPGMNKLKLKEGDIDEKRIERLKAMILSMTKKERDNPSIINSSRKKRIAAGSGTSVQEINQLLKQFEQTKVMMKQFKKGKRMPFGMM from the coding sequence ATGGCGCTTTTTTCCTCTCTTTCGGAGAGACTCAATCATATTTTTTCCAAACTCACCAAACACGGAAAACTGACCGAATTAGAGATCAAAGGGGCGATGCGGGAAGTGCGCATCGCGCTTTTGGAAGCGGACGTCAACATTTTCGTCGCCAAAAAATTCATCGCAGACGTTTCGGAAAAGGCGGTGGGGCAGGAGATCTTGCAGAGTCTTAATCCCACGCAGCAGGTCATCAAGATCGTCAACGACGAGTTGTGCGCGCTGATGGGTTCCACCAACGCCAAACTGGAAGTTTCCGACAAACCGCCGACAGTCGTCATGATGTGCGGCTTGCAGGGCGCGGGCAAGACCACGCTGTGCGGGAAACTAGCCTATCTTCTCAAAAAACAGGGCAAAAAACCCTTGCTCGTCGCGTGCGACGTCTACCGCCCCGCGGCGATCAACCAGTTGCAGATCGTGGGCGGCAAAGCGGGCGCCGAGGTGTTCGAAAAGGGCACGCAGAACCCCGTCAAGACCGCGAAACAGGCGATCGAGCACGCGCGTTCCATGGGCTACGACACCGTCATCATCGATACGGCGGGACGTTTGCACATCGACGACGCGCTGATGAAAGAACTGGAAAACATCAAAGAGGAAGTGCGCCCGAACGACATTCTTCTCACCGTCGATTCCATGACGGGGCAGGATGCGGTGAACGTGGCGGAAACCTTTAATAAGCGGCTGGACGTCACGGGCGTGATCCTCACAAAACTGGACGGTGATACCCGCGGCGGCGCGTGCCTGTCCATCAAGGCGGTCACGGGCAAACCCATCAAGTTCATCGGCGTGGGCGAAAAACTCACCGATCTCGAACCGTTTTATCCCGACCGCATGGCATCGAGGATCCTCGGAATGGGCGACGTTCTCTCCCTCATCGAAAAGGCACAGGACGCGGTCACCGAAGAGCAGGCGAAAAAACTCGAACAGAAACTCAAAGACGCGTCGTTCACGCTGGAAGATTATCTCGACCAGTTCGAATCGCTCAAAAAAATGGGCGGCATCGCCTCGGTCATGGGCATGATGCCAGGGATGAACAAACTCAAACTCAAAGAGGGCGATATCGACGAAAAGCGGATCGAGCGGCTCAAAGCGATGATCCTTTCCATGACGAAAAAAGAGCGCGACAATCCGTCGATCATCAACTCTTCGCGCAAAAAACGCATCGCGGCGGGCTCCGGTACGAGCGTGCAGGAGATCAATCAACTTTTAAAACAGTTCGAACAGACGAAAGTCATGATGAAACAGTTTAAAAAAGGCAAAAGAATGCCGTTCGGCATGATGTAA
- the rpsP gene encoding 30S ribosomal protein S16, whose product MAVKMRLTRLGDKKSPFYRIVVVDSRKARDAEYIDKVGHYNPTSQPVELVIDKDKAKDWLSKGVQPTETVRSLLVREGVIEKPTKLSAPKTKTRKKK is encoded by the coding sequence ATGGCAGTAAAAATGAGACTTACGAGACTGGGCGACAAAAAGTCCCCCTTCTACCGTATCGTCGTAGTCGACAGCAGAAAGGCGAGAGACGCGGAGTATATCGACAAAGTGGGACATTACAATCCTACGTCGCAGCCCGTGGAACTGGTCATCGACAAAGACAAGGCGAAAGACTGGCTCTCCAAAGGCGTGCAGCCCACCGAGACCGTACGCAGTCTGTTGGTGCGCGAGGGCGTCATCGAAAAGCCTACGAAACTTTCCGCGCCCAAGACCAAGACGAGAAAAAAGAAATAA
- a CDS encoding KH domain-containing protein encodes MLDLIKYIVNSFAEHTDKIEYIVNETENAVDVTVVLEESDMGKVIGKQGKIAKAMRTLVRCASQKEGKKYNIEIKERDKAE; translated from the coding sequence ATGTTGGATCTGATCAAATATATCGTGAACAGTTTTGCCGAGCATACCGACAAAATCGAGTATATCGTCAACGAAACGGAGAACGCTGTGGACGTGACCGTCGTTCTGGAAGAATCGGATATGGGCAAAGTCATCGGAAAGCAGGGCAAGATCGCAAAGGCGATGCGCACCCTGGTCCGTTGCGCTTCCCAGAAAGAAGGCAAAAAATACAATATCGAAATCAAGGAAAGAGATAAAGCCGAATAA
- the rimM gene encoding ribosome maturation factor RimM (Essential for efficient processing of 16S rRNA), whose translation MQGTIIIGEVLKPQGVRGEIKIKPYIDDFADIRNFKTLFIAGKEYKVLACRTDPSAAYLALSGIADRDAAELLRGKEVEALRSEAPAPAEGRYYIVDVIGCRVYTAEGKDLGEIADVTSAHTDIYELRAGDAVYLFPAAEGVIEEIDVERKKIVVDEKRLREVCIKQD comes from the coding sequence ATGCAGGGCACCATCATCATCGGCGAAGTTTTAAAACCGCAGGGCGTGCGCGGCGAGATCAAGATCAAGCCGTATATCGACGATTTTGCGGACATCAGGAACTTTAAAACGCTTTTCATCGCGGGCAAGGAATATAAAGTGCTCGCCTGCCGTACCGACCCTTCCGCCGCCTATCTGGCGCTTTCGGGCATCGCCGACCGCGACGCCGCCGAACTTTTGCGCGGAAAAGAGGTCGAGGCTTTGCGGAGCGAGGCGCCTGCGCCCGCCGAGGGGCGCTATTATATCGTGGACGTCATCGGCTGCCGCGTATATACCGCGGAGGGAAAAGATCTCGGCGAGATCGCCGACGTCACGAGCGCGCATACCGATATCTACGAACTGCGCGCGGGCGATGCGGTATATTTATTTCCCGCCGCCGAGGGCGTCATCGAAGAGATCGACGTGGAGCGGAAAAAGATCGTTGTGGACGAAAAGCGGCTGCGCGAGGTCTGCATCAAACAGGATTAA
- the trmD gene encoding tRNA (guanosine(37)-N1)-methyltransferase TrmD: MKMRMDVLTLFPEMFEPLRLSILGRAQRDNKLTINVHNIRDYSEDKHKKCDDYPFGGGAGMVMTAQPIVSAVEAIDPEHRARRIFLSPKGETFRQQKVFELLEREWLILLCGHYEGVDERAIEICIDEEISIGDYVLTGGELPAMVVCDCVARYVDGVLNTSSLVQESFSENRLEYPQYTRPVEFRGKVVPEVLRGGNHALIDQWRREQSEAVTSLKRPDLLNGKE, from the coding sequence ATGAAGATGAGAATGGACGTTTTGACGCTCTTCCCCGAAATGTTCGAGCCTTTGCGGCTGAGCATTTTAGGGCGGGCGCAGCGCGACAATAAACTGACGATCAACGTGCACAATATCCGCGACTACTCCGAAGACAAGCACAAAAAATGCGACGATTATCCCTTCGGCGGCGGCGCGGGCATGGTCATGACGGCGCAGCCCATCGTTTCCGCAGTAGAAGCCATCGATCCCGAGCATCGGGCGCGTCGCATCTTTCTTTCGCCCAAGGGCGAAACGTTCCGACAGCAAAAGGTTTTCGAGTTGTTGGAACGGGAATGGCTGATCCTCTTATGCGGCCATTACGAGGGCGTGGACGAACGCGCGATCGAGATCTGCATCGACGAGGAGATCAGTATCGGCGACTACGTGCTGACGGGCGGCGAACTTCCCGCCATGGTGGTGTGCGACTGCGTCGCGCGCTATGTGGACGGCGTGCTCAATACTTCTTCGCTCGTACAGGAAAGTTTTTCGGAAAACAGACTGGAATACCCGCAGTACACCCGCCCCGTGGAATTCCGCGGCAAAGTAGTGCCCGAAGTCCTTCGCGGCGGCAATCACGCGCTTATCGATCAATGGCGGCGCGAACAGAGCGAGGCGGTCACTTCTTTAAAGCGCCCCGATTTGTTGAACGGTAAGGAATAA
- a CDS encoding TIGR04076 family protein: MKKWYDEEYEFTVEVIGFLRGDHTERYCRNGEEIGDVYTCTYGCPVNRDGQGICSKTMGVLFPIMEAVRSGGDLTNIGGDGEYSKTVVCPDGCVMFRLTAKKLGNENFFKGKFYEPL; this comes from the coding sequence ATGAAAAAGTGGTATGACGAAGAATACGAGTTCACCGTCGAAGTGATCGGATTTCTGCGCGGCGATCATACGGAGCGCTATTGCCGAAACGGCGAGGAGATCGGAGATGTTTACACCTGCACGTACGGCTGTCCCGTCAACCGGGACGGGCAGGGCATCTGTTCCAAGACGATGGGCGTGCTGTTCCCGATCATGGAAGCGGTGCGCAGCGGCGGCGATCTTACGAATATCGGCGGCGACGGCGAATACAGCAAGACCGTCGTCTGTCCCGACGGCTGCGTCATGTTCCGCCTTACCGCGAAAAAACTCGGCAACGAAAACTTTTTCAAGGGCAAATTTTACGAGCCGCTTTGA
- the ylqF gene encoding ribosome biogenesis GTPase YlqF — translation MKHIQWFPGHMTKAMRMMEDSVKLCDGVLVILDARAPAATYNKNLKKLFGNKPVLYVLNKSDLADEGRAKGFCALIERGGAYALPLCATDSSAAKRVGAKISSMLSEKHRKDEEKGMRRPDRLMVAGIPNTGKSTVINALSGAKRAITGDKAGVTRGKQWIRCAGFELLDTPGTMPPSFENQYLARHLAFIGCINDDILDFGDLSIELLGELSRLCPEKLTERYGISDFSAPLAMLEQLCKRRGFILRGGEFDYERGAKALVDDFRKGRIGRITLESPEEYENFGV, via the coding sequence ATGAAACACATTCAGTGGTTCCCGGGGCACATGACCAAAGCCATGCGCATGATGGAGGACAGCGTCAAGTTGTGCGACGGAGTGCTCGTGATCCTTGACGCGCGCGCGCCCGCGGCGACCTACAACAAAAACCTGAAAAAACTGTTCGGCAATAAGCCGGTCTTATACGTTCTCAACAAGAGCGATCTGGCGGACGAGGGGCGGGCGAAAGGCTTTTGCGCGCTCATCGAGCGCGGCGGCGCGTACGCCCTTCCGCTGTGCGCGACCGATTCTTCCGCCGCAAAGCGCGTGGGGGCGAAGATCTCCTCCATGCTTTCCGAAAAACACAGAAAGGACGAGGAAAAGGGCATGCGCCGCCCCGACAGGCTGATGGTGGCGGGCATACCCAATACGGGCAAAAGCACCGTCATCAACGCCCTCAGCGGCGCAAAACGCGCGATCACGGGCGACAAGGCGGGCGTCACGCGCGGAAAACAGTGGATCCGCTGCGCGGGTTTCGAACTTCTGGATACGCCGGGCACCATGCCGCCCTCCTTTGAAAATCAATATCTGGCGCGCCATCTGGCGTTTATCGGCTGTATCAACGACGATATTCTCGATTTCGGCGACCTGTCGATCGAACTTCTGGGCGAACTTTCGCGCCTGTGCCCCGAAAAACTGACCGAGCGTTACGGCATTTCCGATTTTTCGGCGCCGCTTGCCATGCTCGAACAGTTATGCAAACGCCGCGGCTTTATCCTGCGCGGCGGCGAGTTCGATTACGAGCGGGGCGCGAAAGCGCTCGTCGACGATTTCCGGAAAGGGCGCATCGGGCGCATCACCCTGGAATCGCCCGAAGAATACGAAAATTTCGGGGTGTGA
- a CDS encoding ribonuclease HII, translated as MQKNAKDKLQFERQLQEEGIQYIAALDEVGRGPLAGPVVCAAVIMPLEEELLIEGVDDSKKVKEAERERLSKLIIERAVAYKICEISHTEIDRLNILEATKLCMLNCLAGLSVMPDAVLVDGNFRLDIPFRQNNIVGGDALSYSIGAASIIAKVYRDHLMCEMDKLYPQYGFAQHKGYGTKAHLDAIGEYGLCEIHRRTFTKKFWENRESGSLENIL; from the coding sequence ATGCAAAAGAATGCGAAAGATAAATTGCAGTTCGAACGGCAACTGCAAGAGGAAGGCATACAATACATAGCGGCGCTCGACGAAGTGGGGCGCGGACCTCTGGCGGGGCCCGTGGTCTGTGCGGCGGTCATCATGCCGCTCGAAGAGGAATTGCTCATCGAAGGCGTGGACGACAGCAAAAAGGTAAAGGAAGCGGAGCGCGAGCGGCTTTCGAAACTGATCATAGAGCGCGCCGTCGCGTATAAGATCTGCGAGATCAGCCATACCGAAATAGACCGCCTCAATATTTTAGAGGCGACAAAACTGTGTATGCTCAACTGTCTGGCTGGGCTGAGCGTCATGCCCGACGCCGTGCTCGTGGACGGCAATTTCCGTCTGGATATTCCCTTTCGGCAGAACAACATCGTCGGCGGGGACGCGCTCTCTTACAGTATCGGCGCGGCGAGCATCATCGCCAAGGTGTACCGCGACCATCTCATGTGCGAGATGGACAAACTCTATCCGCAATACGGATTTGCGCAGCACAAGGGCTACGGGACAAAGGCGCATCTGGACGCCATCGGAGAATACGGCTTATGCGAAATTCACCGCAGGACCTTCACAAAAAAATTCTGGGAGAACAGGGAGAGCGGCTCGCTCGAAAATATCTTGTAA
- a CDS encoding YraN family protein — MRNSPQDLHKKILGEQGERLARKYLVKAGYKIVKTNYRTPAGEADIVAKEGATLVFIEVKTRTGDSYGSGADAVDGQKRRRYVKIAQFYLLREKISDTDVRFDVIEVQNGQIRHIISAFGA, encoded by the coding sequence ATGCGAAATTCACCGCAGGACCTTCACAAAAAAATTCTGGGAGAACAGGGAGAGCGGCTCGCTCGAAAATATCTTGTAAAGGCGGGTTATAAGATCGTAAAGACCAATTACAGAACGCCCGCGGGCGAAGCGGACATCGTGGCGAAAGAGGGCGCAACGCTCGTGTTCATCGAGGTGAAAACGCGCACGGGCGATTCGTACGGCAGCGGCGCGGATGCCGTAGACGGGCAAAAGCGGCGGCGCTACGTCAAGATCGCGCAATTTTATCTTTTGCGGGAGAAAATAAGCGATACGGACGTGCGTTTCGACGTGATCGAAGTGCAGAACGGGCAAATTCGTCACATAATTTCCGCTTTCGGCGCATAA
- the rplS gene encoding 50S ribosomal protein L19 translates to MKGLIEAIEKENLKETVPAFNVGDTVKVSVKVVEGTRERLQAFEGVVIAKKNGGIRETFTVRRLSYGVGVERTFPVHSPKIADIKVIKKGSVRRAKLYYLRGRTGKAAKIKEIR, encoded by the coding sequence ATGAAAGGATTGATTGAAGCAATCGAGAAAGAGAATCTCAAAGAGACCGTTCCCGCGTTCAACGTGGGCGACACGGTAAAAGTTTCGGTGAAAGTCGTCGAGGGCACGCGCGAGAGATTGCAGGCGTTCGAAGGCGTAGTGATCGCGAAGAAAAACGGAGGCATCCGCGAAACGTTTACGGTAAGAAGGCTTTCTTACGGCGTAGGCGTGGAGAGAACGTTCCCCGTACATTCCCCGAAGATCGCCGATATCAAGGTGATCAAGAAGGGCAGCGTGCGCAGAGCGAAACTCTACTATCTGAGAGGCCGTACGGGCAAAGCGGCAAAGATCAAAGAGATCAGATAA